In Microbacterium sp. SLBN-146, one genomic interval encodes:
- a CDS encoding PhoH family protein, producing MTTRAPQQQSSRVADQVDEVEQDLHTFVLDTSVVLSDPRAFFRFAEHNVVIPVVVITELEAKRHDPEIGYFARQALRHLDELRVEHGRLDFPVPVGEGGTLRVELSNTDATVLPPGMRLGDNDSRILAIAMNLAQDGQAVTVVSKDLPMRVKAASLGITAEEYLAEQAVDSGWTGIADIDVSGDEISDLYESEVGSSESVRGFPINTGLIIHSERGSALGRVTGDDSFRLVRGDREVFGLHGRSAEQRIAVDVLLDPEVGIVSLGGRAGTGKSALALCAGLEAVLERQQQKRIIVFRPLFAVGGQELGFLPGDQGEKMNPWGQAVFDTLGSVVSGNVLDEVLERGLLEVLPLTHIRGRSLHDAFVIVDEAQSLERNVLLTVLSRIGQNSRVVLTHDVGQRDNLRVGRHDGVASVIETLKGHSLFAHVTLMRSERSAIAALVTELLEAGELA from the coding sequence GTGACCACACGAGCACCACAGCAGCAGAGCAGTCGCGTCGCCGATCAGGTCGACGAGGTCGAGCAGGACCTGCACACGTTCGTCCTCGATACGTCCGTCGTGCTGAGCGATCCGCGGGCGTTCTTCCGGTTCGCCGAGCACAACGTCGTGATCCCGGTGGTCGTGATCACGGAGCTCGAAGCGAAGCGGCACGACCCCGAGATCGGCTACTTCGCCCGGCAGGCGCTTCGCCACCTCGACGAACTCCGTGTCGAACACGGACGACTGGACTTCCCCGTGCCTGTCGGCGAGGGTGGCACGCTGCGAGTGGAGCTCTCCAATACGGATGCCACGGTCCTGCCCCCCGGTATGCGCCTCGGTGACAACGACTCCCGCATCCTCGCGATCGCGATGAACCTCGCGCAGGACGGCCAAGCCGTGACCGTCGTCTCGAAGGACCTTCCGATGCGTGTCAAGGCGGCATCGCTCGGTATCACCGCCGAAGAGTACCTCGCCGAGCAGGCCGTCGATTCGGGCTGGACCGGCATCGCCGACATCGACGTCTCCGGCGACGAGATCAGCGACCTGTACGAGAGCGAAGTCGGCTCGAGCGAGAGCGTCCGCGGGTTCCCCATCAACACGGGGCTCATCATCCACTCCGAGCGGGGGTCGGCTCTCGGTCGCGTGACGGGAGACGATTCGTTCCGTCTCGTGCGGGGCGACCGCGAGGTGTTCGGACTGCACGGACGCTCGGCAGAGCAGCGGATCGCCGTGGACGTGCTCCTGGATCCCGAGGTGGGCATCGTCTCCCTCGGCGGACGAGCGGGAACGGGCAAGTCGGCGCTCGCCCTGTGCGCCGGCCTCGAGGCCGTCCTCGAACGTCAGCAGCAGAAGCGCATCATCGTCTTCCGCCCGCTCTTCGCCGTCGGCGGGCAGGAGCTCGGCTTCCTGCCGGGTGACCAGGGCGAGAAGATGAACCCGTGGGGACAGGCGGTGTTCGACACGCTCGGCTCCGTCGTTTCAGGGAACGTGCTCGACGAGGTGCTGGAGCGCGGTCTGCTCGAGGTCCTGCCGTTGACGCATATCCGCGGTCGATCTCTTCACGATGCGTTCGTCATCGTCGACGAGGCGCAGTCGCTCGAACGGAACGTCCTCTTGACTGTCCTCAGCCGTATCGGACAGAACTCCCGCGTCGTGCTCACGCACGACGTTGGCCAGCGCGACAATCTGCGTGTGGGCCGTCACGACGGTGTCGCCTCGGTGATCGAGACGCTCAAGGGGCACTCGCTGTTTGCGCACGTCACGCTCATGCGCTCCGAGCGGTCCGCCATCGCGGCCCTCGTGACGGAGCTGCTCGAGGCGGGTGAGCTCGCCTGA
- a CDS encoding response regulator transcription factor: MTRILIIEDEPHIAAFISRGLRGAGYDTVTADDGVEGLEAALAGDIDLVLLDVGLPSMDGFEVLRELRARDASLPVIMLTARSSTRDTVEGLDAGASDYMAKPFTFDELLARVRSRLRDSGTSTSVVVTQGDVTLDVLARRASVAGTDVELSAREFALAEQFLRNPGTVLSREVLLSRVWGLDFDPGSNVVDVYVRYLRGKLGSHHIATVRGSGYRWE, encoded by the coding sequence ATGACCCGCATCCTCATCATCGAAGACGAACCCCACATCGCCGCTTTCATCTCGCGTGGACTGCGCGGCGCGGGATACGACACCGTGACAGCCGACGACGGGGTCGAAGGGCTCGAAGCCGCGCTCGCGGGCGACATCGACCTGGTCCTCCTCGACGTCGGGTTGCCCTCGATGGATGGATTCGAGGTCTTGCGCGAACTGCGCGCACGAGACGCATCCCTTCCGGTCATCATGCTGACAGCCCGCTCGAGCACACGCGACACGGTCGAAGGGCTCGACGCGGGTGCGAGCGACTACATGGCGAAGCCCTTCACCTTCGACGAGCTTCTCGCCCGCGTCCGCTCCCGACTGCGCGACTCCGGGACCAGCACGAGTGTCGTTGTGACGCAGGGAGACGTGACCCTCGATGTCCTCGCGCGCCGAGCGAGCGTCGCGGGAACGGACGTCGAACTGTCGGCGCGCGAATTCGCCCTCGCGGAGCAGTTCCTGCGCAACCCCGGCACCGTTCTCAGCAGAGAAGTTCTGCTCAGCCGTGTGTGGGGCTTGGACTTCGATCCGGGGTCGAACGTCGTCGATGTCTACGTGCGCTACCTGCGCGGCAAGCTCGGTTCGCACCACATCGCCACTGTGCGCGGCTCCGGCTACCGCTGGGAGTGA
- a CDS encoding HAMP domain-containing sensor histidine kinase has product MARTPRPISARVRILGAVLAVACVGLAVVGSVTFLVQREWVLNEIDERLENQVSRLQSVADIAGDAREADESSTPGDLVDVGDHSTVESFLNDAVRRLVPARNEASVAIIEGKPRFVPSTLSGFDISDDQDFIDRVVAETSATGETVVGTAVTDAGSLRYIAIPITVDGDPETGVYVRAVDLESELAPVTAAMTTYAVAAVVMLAAMGIVGWFVTGRLLSPIRHLRDTASAITLTDLSPRLPAEGNDEIADLSRTVNSMLDRLEGSIDVQRQLLDDVRHELKTPITIVRGHLELMDPSDAADVSFARDLGIAELDRMTRLVEDIDLLATVEGGSFAIDRIDLAALTERVGELVAVIPGHTWSVEHVAEGRMLGDQDRLVQAWLQLADNAAKYTPAGSPVELGSEKDATGIRLWVRDHGSGIPPALRHRIFRRFDRAHGKRSVGGSGLGLAIVDAISKAHGGHCIVTDSPGGGATFTIHLPLPVSTPEIPAPVRAGDVVLQREASG; this is encoded by the coding sequence GTGGCACGTACACCACGCCCGATCTCGGCACGCGTCCGCATCCTGGGGGCAGTTCTTGCGGTAGCCTGCGTCGGCCTTGCCGTCGTGGGCAGTGTGACGTTCCTCGTGCAGCGCGAATGGGTGCTGAACGAGATCGACGAACGCCTCGAGAACCAGGTGTCGCGGCTGCAGTCGGTCGCCGATATCGCCGGTGACGCACGCGAGGCCGACGAGAGCTCGACACCCGGCGACCTCGTCGACGTGGGCGACCATTCGACGGTCGAGTCGTTCCTCAACGACGCCGTACGCCGTCTTGTACCGGCACGCAACGAGGCATCGGTGGCGATCATCGAGGGCAAGCCCCGCTTCGTCCCCTCCACGCTCTCCGGTTTCGACATCTCGGACGACCAGGACTTCATCGACCGCGTCGTGGCGGAGACCTCGGCCACGGGGGAAACGGTCGTCGGCACAGCCGTCACAGACGCGGGGTCGTTGAGGTACATCGCCATCCCGATCACGGTCGACGGTGACCCCGAGACGGGCGTCTACGTGCGCGCCGTGGATCTGGAGTCCGAACTCGCGCCCGTCACAGCGGCCATGACGACATACGCGGTCGCCGCCGTCGTCATGCTCGCAGCGATGGGGATCGTGGGCTGGTTCGTGACGGGACGCCTCCTCTCCCCCATCCGGCATCTGCGGGATACCGCGAGCGCCATCACCCTCACGGATCTGTCCCCTCGCCTTCCCGCAGAAGGCAACGACGAGATCGCGGATCTCTCGCGAACCGTCAACTCGATGCTCGACAGGCTGGAGGGGAGCATCGATGTCCAACGACAATTGCTCGACGATGTCCGCCACGAGTTGAAGACGCCGATCACGATCGTGCGAGGGCACCTCGAGCTCATGGATCCGTCGGATGCCGCCGATGTCTCCTTCGCGCGAGACCTCGGCATCGCCGAACTCGACCGCATGACGCGCCTCGTCGAGGACATCGATCTCCTCGCGACCGTCGAGGGTGGATCGTTCGCCATCGATCGCATCGACCTCGCGGCCCTCACGGAGCGCGTCGGCGAACTCGTGGCCGTCATTCCCGGTCACACGTGGAGCGTCGAGCACGTCGCCGAGGGGCGGATGCTGGGAGACCAGGACCGCCTCGTGCAGGCGTGGCTGCAGCTCGCCGACAACGCCGCGAAGTACACCCCTGCCGGCTCGCCGGTCGAGCTCGGGAGTGAGAAGGACGCCACCGGGATCCGCCTCTGGGTGAGAGACCACGGAAGCGGCATTCCCCCGGCCCTCCGCCATCGGATCTTCCGCCGCTTCGACCGCGCACACGGCAAGCGGTCGGTAGGTGGCTCGGGCCTGGGGCTCGCGATCGTCGACGCCATCTCGAAAGCCCATGGCGGCCACTGCATCGTGACCGACTCCCCCGGTGGCGGCGCCACTTTCACGATCCACCTGCCGCTTCCGGTGTCGACGCCCGAGATCCCTGCTCCCGTTCGTGCGGGAGACGTCGTGCTCCAGCGAGAGGCCTCAGGATGA